One Rhipicephalus microplus isolate Deutch F79 chromosome 4, USDA_Rmic, whole genome shotgun sequence genomic window carries:
- the LOC142814396 gene encoding putative ATP-dependent RNA helicase DDX5 — MANLPFGLNVGVQLGFPNGPNEPLPPNQPVEPGFIGPIFIAAPESYAQHQWRRQLSWTWTSELARNAAAAPPEEFLQGAFHGGEAFSRAGGGISPGEQHYDCERGRLSKPVLRVYEANFPACLVEALEANNCTSDPTPIEAQCWSILLKRRDLLAVLRTSDGKTMAYILPAIVHVMHQPTIKPHQGFLALVLAPTTEDARKIQQMVGELETHSGVRAACVCSCDSKDRQLEALSRGFEICVATSGRLYAFLKEGKLNICRCTYLVLDEADRMVDIGFEQHLIAIAKYVRPDRQTLMLTSRRPKELYRLIDTLLKDYVKVHFNERQPLPNQSVEHVVPVSAESEKEARLVTLLEDILSEQENGGSRKAIVFAQTRKRVDGLVFNLRRRGWSAVGLHGGTTDLAQNQALTALREASTPILVATDVATWRLSSENVDYVVNHDCPRSTEAYSQRISHVSLSTSEPAVAHTFLEPDDNQRARKMIDVLRTAKKKVHPELFEITEKTKRRKVDNVTEVWSSPSPSSK; from the exons ATGGCAAACTTGCCCTTTGGTCTGAACGTTGGAGTGCAACTTGGTTTTCCCAACGGCCCCAACGAGCCGCTGCCACCCAACCAGCCTGTGGAACCTGGCTTCATCGGCCCTATCTTTATTGCCGCACCCGAATCC TATGCGCAGCACCAGTGGCGTCGGCAACTTTCATGGACATGGACCTCCGAATTGGCGAGAAACGCAGCTGCAGCCCCTCCTGAAGAATTTCTACAGGGAGCATTTCACGGTGGCGAGGCGTTCTCTCGAGCAGGCGGAGGAATATCGCCAGGAGAACAGCATTACGATTGTGAAAGGGGCAGGCTCTCAAAGCCAGTTCTGCGCGTTTACGAAGCCAACTTCCCCGCATGCTTAGTTGAGGCTCTCGAGGCCAACAACTGCACTTCTGATCCCACACCCATCGAAGCACAGTGCTGGTCCATACTGCTCAAGAGAAGAGACCTACTTGCTGTTCTCAGAACCAGTGATGGCAAGACAATGGCTTACATTCTCCCTGCCATAGTCCACGTCATGCACCAGCCAACCATAAAGCCGCACCAAGGTTTTCTGGCACTCGTGCTAGCTCCAACAACCGAAGATGCCCGCAAGATTCAGCAAATGGTGGGAGAACTCGAAACCCACTCTGGCGTCCGGGCAGCATGCGTCTGCTCCTGCGACTCGAAAGACCGGCAACTAGAGGCTCTCAGTCGAGGCTTCGAGATATGCGTCGCAACGTCCGGGCGCCTCTACGCATTCCTGAAAGAGGGCAAATTGAACATCTGCAGGTGCACGTACCTCGTGCTGGACGAAGCGGACCGCATGGTTGACATAGGGTTCGAACAGCACCTCATCGCCATCGCAAAGTACGTCAGGCCAGATCGGCAGACCCTGATGTTGACGTCGAGAAGGCCGAAGGAGCTGTACAGGCTCATTGACACACTGCTGAAGGATTACGTGAAAGTTCACTTTAATGAACGTCAGCCGTTACCAAACCAGAGTGTTGAGCACGTGGTCCCTGTCTCTGCCGAGTCTGAGAAAGAAGCCAGACTAGTGACTCTTTTGGAGGACATTCTTAGCGAGCAGGAAAACGGAGGATccagaaaggccattgtgtttgcccAAACGAGGAAGCGGGTTGACGGCCTGGTATTCAACCTTCGACGTCGTGGCTGGTCCGCCGTCGGCCTCCACGGTGGGACCACGGATCTCGCCCAAAATCAGGCTCTGACTGCATTACGGGAAGCCAGTACGCCCATACTGGTGGCGACCGACGTGGCCACGTGGCGACTCTCCTCGGAGAACGTGGATTACGTTGTCAATCACGACTGCCCGAGAAGCACCGAGGCATACTCGCAAAGAATCAGCCACGTCTCGCTCTCGACAAGCGAGCCTGCTGTCGCGCACACGTTTCTTGAACCGGACGACAACCAACGTGCTCGGAAAATGATCGACGTTCTTCGAACAGCGAAGAAGAAAGTTCACCCGGAACTCTTCGAGATCACTGAGAAAACGAAACGTAGGAAGGTAGATAATGTCACTGAAGTGTGGTCATCTCCGAGTCCTAGCTCTAAATAG